A genomic region of Solanum dulcamara chromosome 2, daSolDulc1.2, whole genome shotgun sequence contains the following coding sequences:
- the LOC129880428 gene encoding E3 ubiquitin-protein ligase AIRP2, with translation MEMMNYQLGRSSYQDSLKVLEADIQYANTLAAAIPREKSGARLQMKLTYNGLAPVFLFLLRWIDSSCTCLLPGYLNFFHVLIYKVRTDGRPRISRHGRRATISDFYGVILPSLQQLHSNLVALDDSKVVNNGIGSSQEKVKGDSKFSNFEAEREDECGICLEPCNKMVLPNCCHAMCINCYRDWNTRSESCPFCRGNLKRVKSRDLWVLTCNDEVVDPETVSIEDLLHFYLYVNSLPKDSPEALFLMYYEYLI, from the exons ATGGAGATGATGAATTACCAGCTTGGAAGGAGTTCTTATCAGGATTCCTTGAAAGTCCTAGAGGCTGATATTCAGTATGCCAATACTCT GGCTGCTGCAATTCCAAGAGAGAAGAGTGGAGCACGTCTTCAAATGAAACTGACCTACAATGGATTGGCTCCTGTGTTTCTGTTTTTGCTCCGTTGGATAGATAGTTCCTGCACTTGTCTGCTTCCTGGATATCTGAATTTCTTTCATGTCCTCATTTACAAG GTGCGTACAGATGGGAGACCAAGAATATCTAGACATGGAAGAAGAGCAACTATTAGCGACTTTTATG GCGTTATACTGCCATCACTACAGCAGCTACATTctaacttggtggcgttggatgATAGTAAAGTTGTAAATAATGGCATAGGAAGTTCTCAAGAGAAAGTGAAAGGAGACTCCAAATTTTCCAACTTTGAAGCAGAGAGAGAAGATGAATGTGGAATATGCTTGGAGCCTTGTAACAAAATGGTCCTACCAAATTGCTGCCATGCAATGTGCATTAATTGCTATCGTGATTG GAATACAAGATCCGAATCCTGCCCCTTTTGCCGTGGTAATTTGAAGAGAGTTAAGTCAAGAGACTTGTGGGTCCTCACCTGCAATGATGAAGTTGTTGATCCTGAAACTGTTTCCATCGAGGATTTATTGCATTTCTATCTGTATGTTAACAGCCTGCCTAAGGATTCTCCTGAAGCGTTGTTCTTGATGTATTATGAATACCTAATATGA
- the LOC129880429 gene encoding GDSL esterase/lipase At3g48460-like produces the protein MSNMFFPHFPLTLFFCFCLFFSFSYAHLKSHETPHCDCDCSSAHNNRHDNIPTKPSNSSPAHNNSHEVSTRPGNSSPSHYNSHEIPTKPSNSSPVHNNNQEVPANPGNSSPAYNNSHEVPTRPGNSSPAHNNSHEVPTSNSSPAHNNSQEVPANPGNSSPTHNNSHEVPAKPSNSFPAHNNSQEVPAKPGNSSPGHVSSSYIIFVPGNSSPANNNSHDTSTRHNNYIGCFDKVYAFGDSYTDTGNANILDGHTSSSSEKSNNNLCDGHLMIDFLCDALKLPHLPPFQNTSANFLTGANFAIAGSTVLPKEDFSTEKITNLFWKGIPMNFQTQIDWFNKLKQQMGCTDKNGKSCQAELENALFWIGSVGVSDYARIQGASLSSHWLTQQSVHQVSSLIEATLQSGAKYIVVQGLPPIGCLPLHISLCPVKAALDNMGCAGAVNAAVMMHNQILQRRLERFRSLYPNCHILYADYWNAYLTIKMNLQKYQFEEPFKPCCGAAGGHFNLHSLCGSPGTVKCNDPSKFISWDGIHLTEAMNRKVTDLFLNQGFCQPSFSELVKSKSGM, from the exons ATGTCCAATATGTTCTTCCCACATTTTCCTCTTACCCTCTTCTTCTGTTTCTGcctatttttctcattttcataTGCTCATTTAAAGAGCCATGAAACTCcccattgtgattgtgattgttcCTCTGCTCATAACAATAGGCATGATAATATTCCCACCAAGCCCAGTAATTCTTCCCCCGCTCATAACAACAGCCATGAAGTTTCCACCAGGCCCGGTAATTCCTCCCCTTCACATTACAACAGCCATGAAATTCCCACCAAACCCAGTAATTCTTCCCCCGTGCATAACAACAACCAGGAAGTTCCTGCCAACCCTGGTAATTCTTCCCCAGCTTATAACAACAGCCATGAAGTTCCCACCAGGCCTGGTAATTCCTCCCCTGCACATAACAACAGCCATGAAGTTCCCACCAGTAATTCTTCCCCCGCGCATAACAACAGCCAGGAAGTTCCTGCCAACCCTGGTAATTCTTCCCCAACTCATAACAACAGCCATGAAGTTCCCGCCAAACCCAGTAATTCTTTCCCCGCGCATAACAACAGCCAGGAAGTTCCTGCCAAGCCTGGTAATTCTTCCCCTGGTCATGTCAG TTCCTCTTATATTATCTTTGTACCAGGGAACTCTTCCCCTGCTAATAACAATAGCCACGACACTTCAACCAGGCACAATAACTATATAGGATGCTTCGACAAGGTCTATGCTTTTGGAGACTCCTACACTGATACAGGAAATGCTAATATACTGGATGGTCACACATCGAGCAGTTCAGAAAAATCAAACAATAATTTATGTGATGGGCATTTGATGATAGATTTTCTATGTGATGCTCTTAAGTTACCACATTTGCCACCCTTCCAAAATACCTCAGCAAATTTCTTAACTGGGGCCAATTTTGCAATAGCCGGATCAACAGTTCTCCCCAAAGAGGATTTTTCAACTGAGAAAATTACTAACCTGTTCTGGAAAGGAATACCAATGAACTTTCAAACTCAGATTGATTGGTTCAATAAGTTGAAGCAGCAGATGGGATGTACAGATAAAAATGGTAAAAGTTGCCAGGCTGAATTGGAGAATGCACTCTTCTGGATAGGCTCTGTTGGTGTTAGCGACTATGCTCGTATACAAGGGGCCTCTTTATCTTCACATTGGCTCACACAGCAGTCTGTCCATCAAGTTAGCAGCCTAATCGAG gcaACACTGCAAAGCGGAGCAAAGTACATCGTAGTTCAAGGCTTACCACCAATAGGATGCCTTCCACTACATATCTCGTTGTGTCCAGTGAAAGCTGCTCTTGATAATATGGGATGTGCAGGAGCTGTCAACGCAGCAGTGATGATGCACAACCAGATCCTGCAAAGGAGATTGGAAAGATTCCGTAGTTTATATCCTAATTGTCATATCTTATATGCTGACTACTGGAATGCATATCTAACAATTAAGATGAACCTACAAAAGTACCAATTTGAGGAACCTTTCAAACCTTGCTGTGGAGCTGCAGGGGGACACTTCAACCTGCATTCATTGTGTGGCTCACCTGGCACCGTTAAATGTAATGATCCAAGCAAATTTATCAGCTGGGATGGAATCCATCTTACAGAAGCGATGAATCGGAAAGTCACTGATCTTTTCCTCAATCAAGGCTTCTGTCAACCATCTTTTAGTGAGTTGGTCAAAAGTAAGAGTGGCATGTAG